From Psychroflexus torquis ATCC 700755, the proteins below share one genomic window:
- the pxpA gene encoding 5-oxoprolinase subunit PxpA, with protein MTTINLNCDLGEGGKYDALLMPFLSSCNIACGGHYGTVETVRKAVELAKQYHVQVGAHPSYPDLENFGRQSIILPSKDLKESLHHQIDLVEDACQLYEVNLHHIKPHGALYNDMRKSPVLANLVLEVIQERNKDLVLFSPPRVNFQNDSPHSIPIWIEGFADRAYQNDLSLVPRTQKNAVLHDPDLIFKTVFKMIKHQKVKSILGEEIDQKFDTICVHSDTPNAYEILKTLTSQLSKNGIKIDRT; from the coding sequence TTGACAACTATAAATCTAAATTGTGACTTAGGCGAAGGAGGAAAGTACGATGCGCTATTAATGCCGTTTCTATCTTCTTGTAATATTGCTTGTGGTGGACATTATGGAACTGTCGAGACTGTAAGAAAAGCTGTTGAGCTTGCAAAACAGTATCATGTTCAAGTTGGGGCACATCCTTCTTATCCGGACCTAGAAAATTTTGGTCGTCAATCTATAATACTTCCCTCTAAAGACCTTAAGGAGAGTCTTCACCATCAAATCGATTTGGTAGAAGACGCTTGTCAGTTATATGAGGTCAACTTACATCACATAAAACCTCATGGGGCTTTGTATAATGATATGAGGAAAAGTCCAGTACTGGCAAATTTAGTGTTAGAAGTTATTCAGGAAAGAAATAAGGATTTGGTCTTGTTCAGCCCACCTAGAGTAAATTTTCAAAATGATAGTCCACATTCGATCCCTATTTGGATTGAAGGTTTTGCAGATCGAGCCTATCAAAATGATTTAAGTTTGGTTCCAAGAACCCAAAAAAATGCTGTTCTACACGATCCAGATCTCATTTTTAAAACTGTTTTCAAAATGATAAAACATCAAAAAGTGAAATCAATTTTAGGTGAAGAAATCGATCAAAAATTTGATACTATTTGCGTGCATAGCGATACTCCAAATGCCTATGAAATTTTGAAGACATTGACCTCTCAATTATCTAAAAATGGAATTAAAATAGATAGAACATGA